CACAACTGCGGCGAGTGTGACGACAAGGTCCAGCGCGCTATCAAAGACTTCGACCTCCGGCAGGACCCGTCGGTGTTCGAGCAGGTGAGTTGCGAGTGCGAGGCGACGTGGGACGCCGTCATCGAACGTGAGAAGAGTTACTCGCTTCCGCTCGCTCGATAGGCCCTTCGACCCGGAGAACCCGTGTGACGGCCTGCCGACCAACGTTTATCCGTCTTTCGCGCCTAAGACTGTTCGATATGACCCCGAACGGTGACCAGGACAGGCGCAGTTTCAATACACGCGGGACGGTCGCGGAATGTGACCTGTGTGGCGAACGGCGACAGTGTATCGACGACGATGGGATGGTTGCCTGTAGTGCCTGCCAGTCCGAGCTGCTGCCGTCTAACTGGGGTCTCTGAGGCGTCCCTTCGAAGTCACCGTGTTTCACTCGCTTACGACGACTCATCCGGCCCCGACTGTTCGATAGCGGGAATGACGCCGACGGTCGCGGTTGCCTTGAACGAGGCGACGAGTTCCGCGCCCGTGGTGATGTCGAGTTTGTCGAGGCTCGTATCGGTCACCACCGCCGACAGCGTCGTGTCCGGGTCGACTGCCAATGCGATCAGCGCGATAGAGGCACCTTCGTCGATACGCTCGACGGTGCCCGCAAACTGGTTCCGCGCGCTCGTTCCCGCCGGTTCGGGCGCAGCGGGCGGTGCGTTCAGCGTCACCGTGTCGGCGCGGATGCCGACTTCTACGGTGTCGCCGGCTTCGGCGTCGGTGTCGACGATGGCCCGGACCGTTCCCGGCGGCGTCTCGACGGTCGCCAGTTCGCCGTCGCGGTCCACGACGGTCCCTCGGAGGACCGTCTCCGCTGTCGTCGCCACGCCGTCGAACTCGGCTTGCAGGCGCTGAAAGCGGGCCAGCAGTTGCTCGGCGGTGTCCGTGAGTTCGCTGCCGCCGCCACCGCTGCCGCCGCGACTGCGGTCGACTAGCGGGCCGAAGGCGTCCTCCAGTTCGACGATTCGGCGCTGGGCGTGGGCGTAGGACCGGCCGAGCGCGTCGGCGGCGCTGTTCAGCGACCCGTGGGCGGCGACCGCCTGCAAGAGCGTCCGGTCGCGGGCAGTCAGCGCCACGTCGCCCTGCCCCAGTTGCACTTCGACGTCCGCGGTCGCGTCCATACCGCCACATGACCGTGCCGTCACAAAGGCGTTGCCGCGCGGAACCTATGAGCCCGCTGAGGCCAGTGTGACAGACATCACCATCAACAATTAAGAACCCTGCCGCCGTCGTTGTGTCCATGTCGATGCAACGCCGACGCTTCCTCGCATCACTTGGTGCCGCCTCCGTCGTCGGACTCGCTGGTTGCGCCGGCGAGAGCAACACCAGCGAATCAACGGCGGCACAGACAGACGGTGGAGGGAACGGACAGTCCGGTGGGTCGCAGACTGGCTCGGGCCAGATCGGTGACGGCGAACTGGTCCTTGCCACAACGACGAGTACCTACGACACGGGGCTTCTCGACGCACTCCATCCCGT
The genomic region above belongs to Haloarcula hispanica ATCC 33960 and contains:
- a CDS encoding TOBE domain-containing protein, with protein sequence MDATADVEVQLGQGDVALTARDRTLLQAVAAHGSLNSAADALGRSYAHAQRRIVELEDAFGPLVDRSRGGSGGGGSELTDTAEQLLARFQRLQAEFDGVATTAETVLRGTVVDRDGELATVETPPGTVRAIVDTDAEAGDTVEVGIRADTVTLNAPPAAPEPAGTSARNQFAGTVERIDEGASIALIALAVDPDTTLSAVVTDTSLDKLDITTGAELVASFKATATVGVIPAIEQSGPDESS